One segment of Panicum virgatum strain AP13 chromosome 1K, P.virgatum_v5, whole genome shotgun sequence DNA contains the following:
- the LOC120656126 gene encoding uncharacterized protein LOC120656126 yields the protein MDFELYVQLSADHDDVDRPTMGSLWCLRRPSWVGVQTRKSYHDFVGQFDALVDTDVRWTPYTAADIYARAPSGLSSLCLRDHEYWMTRKPILYDIHVEEYHVHRVMRQFGLYQQTPVPIVHSVEAHVHRWTRQGQPPGSRWADKIRPYVNSWAAALDDIVFEDRPHSDEAFADYLRWYLPRTRTCVVHVPPEAPIEAARVSETYPVVRDQNFAIAYDVIRAIESEASSSMGQYHDMTPAQHQSTLQKIVDMGKRFRRAVTCREDDTFLPPCSSGPVPVTGPSSRRSAPAAQSGPPPPPPPPDTMATPSGSAVRPTYVPRPAHLYSAAPGSSLFPSMDPYGAGSSSLRRPIHDLEYRQVGGTDDDEEIQEVDDLAQIEWVNTFFSSAPTQQVVGTSQLGGAPLATQDYSQVEQTLVPEQGRQSTRQTIPPEPLTYSQHHTRAGQAAERRGRRRGGKRGRI from the exons ATGGACTTCGAGCTGTACGTCCAGCTGTCCGCAGACCACGACGACGTCGACAGACCTACGATGGGTTCGTTGTGGTGCCTCAGGAGG CCTTCTTGGGTCGGCGTGCAGACGAGGAAGTCGTACCACGACTTCGTTGGACAGTTTGATGCTCTTGTGGACACGGACGTGAGGTGGACTCCGTACACTGCAGCCGACATTTACGCCCGGGCACCGAGCGGTCTTTCGTCCTTATGCCTGCGAGATCACGAGTACTGGATGACGAGGAAGCCGATCCTTTACGACATCCACGTCGAGGAGTACCACGTTCACCGGGTTatgaggcagttcggtctctaccagcagaccccggtcccgattgtgcactcagtggAGGCCCACGTCCACAG GTGGACACGGCAGGGTCAGCCACCAGGCTCGCGGTGGGCCGACAAAATCCGTCCTTACGTCAACTCTTGGGCCGCGGCCCTCGATGACATTGTTTTCGAGGATCGGCCGCACAGCGACGAGGCGTTCGCGGACTACCTACGGTGGTACCTGCCGAGGACGCGCACATGTGTCGTGCACGTTCCTCCAGAGGCACCGATCGAGGCCGCAAGGGTGTCGGAGACATACCCCGTAGTTCGAGACCAGAACTTCGCCATAGCG TACGATGTCATACGAGCGATTGAGTCCGAGGCTTCGTCGAGTATGGGCCAGTACCATGACATGACGCCCGCCCAGCACCAGAGCACGCTGCAGAAGATCGTCGATATGGGCAAGCGATTCCGACGAGCCGTGACCTGTCGTGAGGACGACACCTTCCTCCCACCTTGCAGTTCGGGGCCGGTTCCTGTGACCGGTCCATCGTCACGACGGTCTGCACCCGCGGCACAGTcaggtccaccgccaccgccaccgccacctgacACGATGGCGACACCTTCGGGTTCTGCAGTTCGGCCCACGTACGTGCCGCGACCGGCACATTTGTACTCGGCAG CGCCTGGCTCGTCGCTGTTTCCGTCGATGGATCCCTACGGCGCTGGATCTTCGTCTCTTCGTCGTCCAATACACGATTTAG AGTACCGGCAGGTGGGAGGGacagacgacgacgaggagattCAGGAGGTGGACGACCTCGCGCAGATTGAGTGGGTGAACACGTTCTTCTCTTCTGCACCGACACAGCAGGTCGTCGGCACTTCACAGCTGGGGGGTGCCCCACTCGCGACGCAGGACTACAGTCAGGTGGAGCAGACGCTTGTTCCTGAGCAGGGTCGTCAGTCCACTCGCCAGACCATCCCGCCGGAGCCACTGACGTACTCGCAGCACCACACTAGGGCGGGCCAGGCTGCAGAGCGACGtggcaggaggagagggggcaagCGCGGACGCATCTAG